The Carnobacterium divergens genome includes a window with the following:
- a CDS encoding alpha-ketoacid dehydrogenase subunit beta yields the protein MAQKTMIQAITDALAVELGKDENVLIFGEDVGNNGGVFRATEGLQAQFGEDRVFDTPLAESGIGGLAVGLALEGFRPVPEIQFFGFVFEVMDSIVGQAARTRYRMSSTRNMPITIRAPFGGGVHTPELHSDNLEGLIAQSPGIKIVIPSNPYDAKGLLISSIRDNDPVVFLEHMKLYRSFRDEVPDGEYTVPLGKAAITKEGTDVSVITYGAMVREALKAAEKLEKEGISVEIVDLRTVSPLDIETIIASVEKTGRVVVVQEAQRQAGVGAMVMSEISERAILSLEAPIGRVAAPDTIFPFGQAENIWLPNATDIEEKIKEVYNF from the coding sequence ATGGCACAAAAAACAATGATCCAAGCCATCACAGATGCGCTTGCAGTTGAACTTGGCAAAGACGAAAACGTTTTGATTTTCGGTGAAGACGTTGGGAACAATGGTGGGGTATTCCGTGCTACTGAAGGCTTACAAGCACAATTCGGTGAAGACCGCGTATTCGATACACCACTTGCAGAATCAGGTATTGGTGGACTTGCAGTAGGTCTAGCATTAGAAGGCTTCCGTCCAGTTCCAGAAATCCAATTCTTCGGATTCGTATTTGAAGTAATGGATTCAATCGTAGGACAAGCAGCTCGTACACGTTACCGTATGAGTAGCACTCGTAATATGCCAATCACAATCCGCGCACCATTTGGTGGAGGAGTTCACACTCCAGAATTACACTCAGATAACTTAGAAGGATTGATTGCTCAATCTCCTGGTATCAAGATTGTTATTCCAAGTAACCCATATGACGCTAAAGGCTTATTGATTTCTTCTATTCGCGATAACGATCCAGTTGTCTTCTTAGAACACATGAAATTATACCGTTCTTTCCGTGATGAAGTTCCTGATGGCGAATACACTGTTCCACTAGGCAAAGCAGCTATCACTAAAGAAGGTACAGATGTATCAGTTATCACTTATGGCGCTATGGTTCGTGAAGCGTTAAAAGCAGCTGAAAAACTTGAAAAAGAAGGCATTTCAGTTGAAATCGTGGATCTTAGAACAGTTTCACCATTAGATATTGAAACAATTATTGCTTCAGTTGAAAAAACTGGTCGCGTAGTAGTGGTTCAAGAAGCACAACGTCAAGCAGGTGTTGGTGCAATGGTTATGTCTGAAATTTCAGAACGCGCAATTCTTTCATTGGAAGCTCCAATTGGACGTGTTGCAGCTCCTGATACAATTTTCCCATTCGGTCAAGCAGAAAACATCTGGTTACCAAATGCAACAGATATTGAAGAAAAAATTAAAGAAGTATACAACTTCTAA
- the pdhA gene encoding pyruvate dehydrogenase (acetyl-transferring) E1 component subunit alpha: MATKKNKPVDFDALLHGVNAEFPTVQILDEDGKIVNPDLMPDLSDEELVDLMSKMVWSRVLDQRSTALNRQGRLGFVAPTAGQEASQLASHYAIEKEDVLLPGYRDVPQLIQHGLPLKEAFLWSRGHASGNKYDASLQALPPQIIIGAQIVQAAGVALGLKKRGKKNVVLTYTGDGGSSQGDFYEGMNFAGAYNAPAIFIVQNNGYAISTPRSVQTKAVTLAQKAVAAGIPGVQVDGMDALAVYAVTKEARERAIAGDGPTLIETLTYRYGPHTLSGDDPTRYRTKETDDIWEKRDPLVRMRIFLTEKGLWTEEKENEVIEAAKEEIKDAIKEADQEPKQKVSDFLKNMFEEPTQTLKEQIAIFEAKESK, from the coding sequence ATGGCTACAAAAAAGAATAAACCTGTCGATTTTGATGCATTACTACACGGCGTGAATGCGGAATTTCCAACAGTACAAATTTTAGATGAGGATGGGAAGATTGTTAATCCTGATCTAATGCCAGATTTATCTGATGAAGAGTTAGTTGATTTAATGTCTAAAATGGTATGGTCACGTGTGTTAGACCAACGTTCAACAGCCTTAAACCGTCAAGGACGTTTAGGATTCGTTGCACCAACTGCTGGACAAGAAGCAAGTCAATTAGCAAGTCATTATGCAATTGAAAAAGAAGACGTATTATTGCCTGGGTATCGTGATGTTCCTCAATTGATTCAACACGGCTTACCTTTAAAAGAAGCTTTCTTATGGTCAAGAGGACATGCTTCTGGTAACAAATATGACGCTAGCTTACAAGCATTGCCACCACAAATCATTATTGGTGCACAAATCGTTCAAGCTGCTGGTGTCGCTTTAGGTCTTAAAAAACGCGGCAAGAAAAATGTCGTTTTAACTTATACAGGTGATGGTGGTTCATCACAAGGAGATTTCTACGAAGGAATGAACTTCGCTGGAGCATACAATGCACCTGCAATCTTTATCGTTCAAAACAACGGCTATGCAATCTCAACTCCACGTTCAGTTCAAACTAAAGCTGTAACATTGGCTCAAAAAGCAGTAGCTGCTGGAATCCCAGGAGTACAAGTTGATGGAATGGATGCTTTAGCAGTTTACGCTGTAACAAAAGAAGCAAGAGAGCGTGCAATTGCAGGCGACGGCCCAACTTTAATTGAAACTTTAACTTACCGTTATGGTCCACATACACTTTCAGGAGATGACCCAACTCGTTACCGTACAAAAGAAACAGACGATATCTGGGAAAAACGTGACCCATTAGTACGTATGCGTATTTTCTTAACTGAGAAAGGCTTATGGACTGAAGAAAAAGAAAACGAAGTAATTGAAGCAGCAAAAGAAGAAATTAAAGACGCAATTAAAGAAGCTGACCAAGAACCAAAACAAAAAGTTTCTGATTTCTTGAAAAACATGTTTGAAGAACCAACTCAAACACTTAAAGAACAAATTGCAATCTTTGAAGCAAAGGAGAGTAAATAA